A window from Labrus mixtus chromosome 14, fLabMix1.1, whole genome shotgun sequence encodes these proteins:
- the shroom1 gene encoding protein Shroom1 isoform X3 codes for MDSYNFHFERMSNVDLHPLSLSVSRLSPAKSNSSIADQLAHHQHGKGDSAYSSFSGGSNAPDYPSPFLPEDLQSSHFSHYADLKYVKSIYNPTQVLQSDSKTMDQIYRSVEAISQQYRNNTNNNVNHSNHHGNNSLHTNNKALSKQDAPIDRPPPVPTRLDSFIATKNLENSRIPQQDTEFRPQQPEAKQQPRPTNRLVPHQQGLTTPRLEAANPDTANFSFNSEPVFSVWRGSHQQQTQAQQLPSYHPHLQPHDQTRVNQQFNPEYLFITDKKSASEQQKSTNILSRAMSQPDHLKSIQHPNKPSGSSNHFENHRKRAHSADNWVSAESTQAASPWNSRQSFINSSIQHKGQFYFVTGVCKPSESGMRTHSSSVCGSETGSESSTVLETHSLREKERSHSTMDSFFRPLQESSRSSSGMISDEKEAFHSVPRCKELFSSSQDQENCRFSLTSMQSSQSFDALEEIDMMHCRDIGRHTANNPIFYCGPDKNCLPDSTMKMKEVTTLSNEQTNHAKKADQARRGKRQPFADVASEKINKETTPLLYHLTGASRAALQPKKAVDFSTKDKDTIQNKTGHGDGVVIDNERHPKSDKSKNDNKGDIVSSACNTLDDSFKKYYKEKLKDAQSKVLRETSFKRRDLQLSWPHRLRQNLELRPTVIHTFSSSQDSDTSTDTITPSLTSEGTEKSSIKEEISENHKEMDKETEKENGKPANVAQPQVARIGGRRRLTPEQKKMCYSEPDKLNQLGSAPVHSACRSFGNESDNVFDVECEEEELVHQGEQGLVAARRKIFETRSRALSASSASKTNLKHLQQKALVEYMERKTGQKVAEPQQPAPQFTTPSRQRHSLGEKPFDWGAKPLSGNQDGKNIKKKLHRPHSAGRILDSSTSSIRYAQFFSAQSCSGQYAGQSNQPRWRESHGPSQGKSASVESLLDQPEVPSFIRNRSKSTPHAFQALEKDLLPVNAMETWSPQKNNTEDSLTKPLPEDQKRVRVVAQRGKSMEELGASKLTRLSALSKSSEQLDQISRHLTGPGGQNRHKRSVSFFAEVREPQGQDEGRKKQNVTEQAEEMEGLEKKTQGQTQTPTQKKSMLKQNSEPEQDASAGTRNSSRSTSPASRSSSRARVHSGSPGFHGPVTDEFKSSRPPSETSSNPPSPRGPDTCEGEMKFTLSTPTQTKLSYETRPSSRVRTSPPSLAGSEREQSVDEPSNETLTAESNHEVSLSCGVTTDPSLWTVPSEDEIKDEVQILQLTDNVFEEESTTSAPPTETSNTSVSLSTSVSDTDVSQQVEEEKNSETEDEEPKENQELEERGTPEGETENQERPTERPKWEELVEVVVNADQSLARVLYPLTNRKTALMLMEQLLSEDTLLMEEHYKKKQEQREGCESAETVKGTVPPPCPSAPHSSTSQSTDLQSKDDITEKKQQLVNHIEARLKSLEETRDTLQIEIQDNVAHGETLEVLVRECCVPVEQERYDLFIGDLERVVNLLLCLSARLARVQNALSTVDQHTDAEEKQSLDSRHRLLCKQREDAKDLKDNLDRRENLVSTFLSRQLSAEQLQDYRRFVQTKASLLIRQKDLEEKQRLGEEQLEALSNSLNV; via the exons ATGGATTCCTACAACTTCCACTTTGAGAGAATGAGCAACGTGGACCTGCATCCTCTGAGCCTGTCAGTCAGTCGGCTCTCCCCAGCCAAGTCCAACAGCAGCATTGCTGACCAACTTGCCCATCACCAACACGGCAAAGGAGACTCTGCTTATAGCTCCTTCTCTGGAGGGTCTAATGCCCCAGACTacccctctccctttctcccaGAAGACCTGCAGTCCAGCCACTTCAGCCACTATGCTGATCTTAAGTATGTAAAGTCCATCTACAACCCAACCCAGGTTCTCCAATCTGACTCAAAGACCATGGACCAGATCTATCGCTCTGTTGAAGCTATCTCACAGCAGTATCGCAATAATACCAATAACAATGTTAACCATAGCAATCATCACGGTAATAATAGTCTCCACACCAACAACAAAGCACTATCTAAGCAGGATGCACCTATTGATCGTCCTCCTCCAGTCCCAACACGCCTGGATAGTTTCATTGCCACAAAAAACTTGGAGAACAGCAGGATTCCCCAGCAAGACACTGAGTTTCGACCCCAGCAGCCAGAGGCAAAACAACAGCCCAGACCAACCAATCGACTAGTTCCACATCAACAGGGTCTGACTACCCCAAGACTTGAGGCGGCTAACCCAGATACAGCAAACTTCAGCTTCAATTCCGAGCCAGTGTTCTCCGTTTGGAGGGGCTCTcatcagcagcaaacacagGCTCAGCAGCTACCAAGCTACCATCCCCACCTCCAGCCACATGACCAGACCAGGGTGAACCAGCAGTTTAACCCAGAATATCTTTTCATCACGGACAAAAAATCTGCCTCTGAGCAGCAGAAgtcaacaaacattttaagcCGAGCCATGAGCCAGCCTGACCACCTGAAGTCCATACAG CATCCAAACAAGCCCAGTGGTAGCAGTAACCACTTTGAGAATCATCGCAAAAGGGCACACTCAGCTGACAATTGGGTTAGCGCAGAGTCAACCCAAGCAGCAAGCCCCTGGAATTCCAGACAGAGTTTTATCAACAGCAGCATTCAGCACAAGGGTCAATTCTACTTTGTCACCGGAGTGTGTAAGCCGTCTGAATCTGGTATGAGGACACACTCTTCATCAGTATGTGGGTCTGAAACTGGGAGTGAGAGCTCCACTGTGTTGGAGACACACAGCCTAAGAGAAAAAGAACGATCTCACAGCACAATGGACAGTTTCTTTAGACCTCTCCAAGAGAGCTCTCGTTCTTCCAGTGGCATGATTTCAGATGAGAAAGAGGCTTTCCATTCTGTGCCCAGGTGTAAAGAGCTGTTCTCCAGTAGCCAGGACCAGGAGAACTGCAGGTTTTCCCTAACATCAATGCAGTCATCTCAAAGCTTTGATGCCTTGGAAGAAATCGACATGATGCATTGTCGAGACATTGGTCGCCACACTGCCAACAACCCTATATTCTACTGTGGACCTGACAAAAACTGCCTTCCTGATTCAACAATGAAAATGAAGGAGGTCACAACACTAAGCAATGAACAGACCAACCATGCCAAGAAAGCGGACCAGGCAAGGAGAGGTAAACGGCAGCCCTTTGCAGATGTAGCCAGTGAGAAGATAAACAAAGAAACGACCCCGCTTCTGTACCACCTCACCGGAGCCAGTAGGGCAGCGTTACAGCCAAAAAAGGCTGTTGATTTCAGTACAAAAGACAAGGACaccattcaaaacaaaacaggacaTGGCGATGGGGTGGTTATCGATAATGAGAGACATCCAAAAAGTGACAAAAGCAAGAATGATAATAAAGGGGATATTGTCTCTAGTGCCTGTAACACCTTGGACGACTCATTTAAAAAGTACTACAAAGAGAAGCTGAAAGATGCCCAATCCAAAGTCCTAAGAGAGACTTCATTTAAAAGGAGGGACTTGCAACTGTCATGGCCACACCGCTTGAGGCAAAATCTTGAGTTGAGGCCTACTGTGATCCACACTTTCTCCTCCTCGCAGGACTCTGACACCTCCACAGACACGATCACTCCCTCATTGACCTCTGAGGGGACAGAGAAAAGTAGcataaaagaagaaatcagTGAGAATCACAAGGAGATGGATAAAGAGACTGAAAAGGAAAATGGAAAGCCAGCAAATGTTGCCCAGCCTCAGGTAGCACGCATCGGAGGCAGAAGGCGCTTGACTCCTGAGCAGAAGAAGATGTGCTACTCTGAACCAGATAAACTCAACCAGCTTGGTAGTGCCCCGGTCCACTCTGCTTGCCGCTCCTTTGGCAACGAAAGTGATAACGTATTTGATGTTGAATGCGAGGAAGAGGAGCTTGTACATCAGGGGGAGCAGGGACTGGTCGCAGCACGTAGGAAGATTTTTGAGACGAGGAGTCGAGCCCTTTCAGCCTCTAGTGCTTCAAAGACGAACCTAAAACATCTGCAACAAAAGGCCCTGGTGGAGTACATGGAGCGCAAGACAGGTCAGAAAGTGGCAGAACCACAGCAACCAGCACCTCAGTTCACAACCCCATCAAGACAGCGGCATTCTCTAGGGGAGAAGCCATTTGACTGGGGTGCAAAACCTCTATCAGGAAACCAGGACGGTAAAAACATtaagaagaaacttcacagacccCACTCTGCAGGACGAATCCTTGACTCCTCCACCAGCTCAATCAG GTATGCCCAGTTTTTCTCAGCTCAGTCTTGTTCAGGCCAATATGCTGGCCAGTCTAATCAACCAAGATGGAGGGAGAGCCATGGTCCATCTCAGGGGAAGTCTGCCTCAGTGGAGAGTCTCTTAGACCAGCCTGAAGTGCCTAGTTTCATCAGGAACAGATCCAAATCCACACCACATGCATTTCAG GCACTCGAGAAGGATCTGTTACCTGTTAATGCTATGGAAACCTGGAG TCCCCAGAAAAACAATACAGAGGATTCCTTAACAAAGCCATTACCTGAGGACCAAAAGCGTGTCCGTGTGGTTGCACAGAGGGGGAAGTCCATGGAAGAGCTCGGGGCCTCAAAGTTAACAAGATTGTCAGCTTTGAGTAAAAGTTCTGAGCAGCTGGATCAAATATCGAGACATTTGACTGGACCAGGAGGACAGAACAGACACAAAAGGAGTGTTTCATTCTTTGCTGAAGTCAGAGAGCCCCAGGGACAGGACGAAGGGAGGAAGAAGCAAAATGTAACGGAgcaagctgaagagatggaGGGTCTGGAGAAGAAAACTCAGGGGCAGACACAAACTCCAACCCAGAAAAAGTCTATGTTGAAGCAGAACTCGGAACCAGAGCAAGATGCCTCAGCAGGAACAAGGAACTCTAGTAGATCCACCTCCCCGGCCTCCCGCTCTTCTTCCCGGGCCAGGGTTCACTCAGGATCTCCTGGTTTCCACGGTCCTGTCACAGATGAGTTCAAATCCAGCAGGCCACCCAGTGAGACTTCATCTAACCCACCTTCCCCCAGAGGTCCAGATACCTGCGAGGGGGAGATGAAATTCACCTTGTCCACCCCCACCCAGACAAAGCTTTCTTATGAAACCAGGCCTAGCTCCAG AGTCCGgacctctcctccttctctggccggatcagagagagagcagtcagTGGACGAACCCAGCAATGAAACCCTAACAGCTGAGTCAAACCATGAAGTCTCTCTAAGCTGCGGCGTCACCACAGATCCATCGCTGTGGACTGTCCCCTCGGAAGATGAGATCAAAGACGAAGTCCAAATCTTACAGCTGACAGACAACGTTTTTGAAGAGGAGTCCACCACGTCAGCCCCCCCAACAGAGACAAGTAAtacctctgtgtctctgtccacCTCCGTCTCAGACACAGATGTCAgtcagcaggtggaggaggagaaaaattcAGAAACAGAAGATGAGGAGCCCAAAGAGAaccaggagctggaggagagggggaCACCAGAGGGCGAGACTGAAAACCAAGAGAGGCCCACTGAGCGACCTAAGTGGGAGGAGCTCGTAGAAGTAGTGGTGAATGCCGACCAATCACTGGCCAGAGTGCTTTATCCACTTACAAATCGTAAGACAGCGCTGATGCTGATGGAGCAGCTGCTATCAGAGGACACGCTGCTGATGGAGGAGCACTACAAGAAGAAACAGGAGCAGAGGGAAGGCTGTGAAAG TGCCGAAACAGTTAAAGGGACTGTACCTCCTCCTTGTCCTTCTGCTCCACACAGCTCCACATCTCAGAGTACAGACCTGCAGAGCaaagatgacatcactgagaagAAG CAGCAGTTGGTGAACCATATTGAGGCACGTCTAAAATCACTGGAAGAGACCCGTGACACCCTCCAGATAGAAATTCAGGACAATGTGGCCCACGGCGAGACCCTGGAGGTTCTTGTCCGTGAGTGCTGTGTGCCTGTGGAGCAGGAAAGGTACGACCTCTTCATAGGAGACTTGGAGAGGGTggtcaacctgctgctgtgccTCTCTGCCCGGCTGGCCAGGGTACAGAACGCCCTGAGCACAGTGGACCAACACACCGATGCTGAGGAGAAG CAATCCCTGGACAGTCGCCATCGTCTGCTGTGCAAACAGAGGGAGGACGCCAAAGACCTGAAAGATAACCTGGACCGGAGAGAGAACCTGGTCTCCACCTTCCTCTCTCGCCAGCTGTCGGCCGAGCAGCTGCAGGACTACCGGCGCTTTGTCCAGACCAAGGCGTCACTGCTCATCCGGCAGAAGGACCTGGAGGAGAAGCAGAGGCTGggagaggagcagctggaggcGCTTTCCAACAGTCTGAATGtgtga